The following DNA comes from Reinekea thalattae.
AAATCGATGTTTATCTGGGTGATGCGCAAATAGTCGCGCAAGGAGAGCGTGCCGCTCAATACACCGAAGAACAGGGTGCTGCTGCGGTTGCTGGCGAAGATATTCGTGTTCGTATCTGCCTTAATCGCGGTGAGGTGAGCGATACGGTATGGACTTCGGACTTATCTTACGAATACGTGCGTATCAATGCCGAGTATCGATCTTAAGCAGAGAATAATCGGTTTACATCTAAGCACCGCTCAGCGGTGCGTTGCTTAAGTAGGCTGCGGCCTTACTTGAGCAACGAGTCTTTTATCATCTGTTCTAACTCTTCTGAAAACATTTCTTCATGGGCGCTCTTGCCGCCAATCTTGTGGCTTTCTGACGCCCATTCGCCTAAATCAATTAGCTGACAGCGTTTGCTGCAAAAAGGCCGAAACGGATTCTGTTTTGAGTATTCGATGGTTTTTTGGCAGGTAGGGCAGTTCATTTCAGTCATGGTGTTATCTCTTATTGGCCAATGCAGAAAGTTGAAGATGCAGCTGCTTGGCTTGTTTTTCAAGGTGGCTTCGGTCAAGAGCGTTATCAATAATAATATCGGCACGCTGTTGTTTTTCAGTTCGGCTCATCTGAGCGTCGATAATCGCCTGTATCTGTTGGTGCGAACTTTCATCTCGGCTTGCCGCACGTTCGAGTTGCAGCTCTACCGGTAAATCGACCAGCACTGTTTTTTCGCAATAGCTGTCTAAGTTGTTTTCAAATAACAACGGCGCTTCTAACAGTTGGTAGGGCGATTGGCCTAATGCTAATTGGCGTAAAATTTCTTCACGAATGATTGGGTGCAGTAGGTTATCAAGCCACTGCTTATGTTCTGCATGGCTGAACACGAGTTGGCGCAACTTGGCTCGGTTTAATTCGCCATCAATTAAAATATCATCACCAAAGTGCTGCGCAATTTTTGCTAAGGCTGGGCTTTCTGGCGCAACGACTTGGCGTGCCACCAAATCAGCATCGACACGATGTACGCCTTCGGCCACCAAAAGTTCTGCCAAGCTCGATTTACCCGAGCCAATACCGCCAGTAAGACCGACGATCATAAAACTAAGCCTAAATAAGTCGCCATAATGGTTTCACCCCAAAATAGGTAAATCAGTGCTGCACCGGCTAAAAATGGACCAAACGGCATCGGCTTGGCTTTTTCGCGACCATAGAACAGAATCATAACAATACCAACAACGGCACCAACTAACGACGACAGAAGAATAATCAGCGGCAGAGCTAGCCAGCCAAACCAAGCGCCGAACACCGCAAACAGCTTAAAGTCGCCATAACCCATGCCTTCTTTACCGGTGAGTAGTTTAAATAGCCAATAAATGCTCCACAGGCTTAAGTAGCCTGCAGCGGCACCGATCACGGCCTGATCTAGGCTGACCAAACCGTTGCTGACGTTTACTAATAAACCAAGCCACAACAGTGGCAAGGTGATGCTATCGGGTAGCAATTGAGTATCTAGATCGATAAAGGTAAGCGCCACCAAGCACCAAATAAAAACCACCAATGCCAGTGTGGTCATAGAAAAACCGAATTTGGCGGCAACGATTGCGGCAAGTAGCGCAGTTAACAACTCGACCAGCGGGTAACGTATAGAGATAGAGGT
Coding sequences within:
- the coaE gene encoding dephospho-CoA kinase (Dephospho-CoA kinase (CoaE) performs the final step in coenzyme A biosynthesis.) — encoded protein: MIVGLTGGIGSGKSSLAELLVAEGVHRVDADLVARQVVAPESPALAKIAQHFGDDILIDGELNRAKLRQLVFSHAEHKQWLDNLLHPIIREEILRQLALGQSPYQLLEAPLLFENNLDSYCEKTVLVDLPVELQLERAASRDESSHQQIQAIIDAQMSRTEKQQRADIIIDNALDRSHLEKQAKQLHLQLSALANKR
- the yacG gene encoding DNA gyrase inhibitor YacG, encoding MTEMNCPTCQKTIEYSKQNPFRPFCSKRCQLIDLGEWASESHKIGGKSAHEEMFSEELEQMIKDSLLK
- a CDS encoding prepilin peptidase, with protein sequence MWQVLLTENPELFIALVFMFSLMVGSFLNVVIYRLPIMLSHRWALDAAEWQNDEKAYKKLTKQPTFNLAKPDSRCPHCQHKITLWQNIPVISWLLLRGKCASCKTSISIRYPLVELLTALLAAIVAAKFGFSMTTLALVVFIWCLVALTFIDLDTQLLPDSITLPLLWLGLLVNVSNGLVSLDQAVIGAAAGYLSLWSIYWLFKLLTGKEGMGYGDFKLFAVFGAWFGWLALPLIILLSSLVGAVVGIVMILFYGREKAKPMPFGPFLAGAALIYLFWGETIMATYLGLVL